One window of Balnearium lithotrophicum genomic DNA carries:
- a CDS encoding cation:proton antiporter regulatory subunit, whose translation MFVKEGELPGVGKKYSMKTSNGDTIVVVIHYSGKREVYYFEDDSEEPTAVIELTDEEARTLGTILVGALFQPTSDEEKIGFLMKHLAFEWIKVPENSFLANRTIKELDIRKNYGVIVVAVVRDENVVVSPSPLFKIEPGDTLVVVGNIENIKKFSKLVERKG comes from the coding sequence ATGTTTGTAAAGGAAGGAGAGCTCCCTGGAGTTGGAAAGAAGTACTCTATGAAAACGAGCAACGGAGACACGATAGTTGTAGTAATTCACTACTCCGGGAAGAGGGAAGTTTACTACTTTGAGGATGATAGTGAAGAACCAACGGCCGTTATTGAGCTTACAGACGAAGAGGCAAGAACGTTGGGAACCATTCTGGTTGGAGCTCTGTTCCAGCCAACCTCAGACGAGGAGAAAATTGGTTTTCTCATGAAGCACCTGGCATTTGAGTGGATAAAAGTTCCTGAAAACTCGTTTTTAGCAAACAGAACGATAAAGGAGCTCGATATAAGAAAGAACTACGGCGTGATTGTTGTTGCAGTTGTAAGGGATGAGAACGTTGTTGTCTCTCCATCTCCTCTCTTTAAAATAGAACCCGGTGATACTTTGGTCGTTGTTGGAAATATTGAGAACATAAAGAAGTTTTCAAAACTTGTAGAGAGAAAGGGATAG
- the tmk gene encoding dTMP kinase, translating into MFITFEGIEGCGKSTQSKLLFEELIDRGFSVVLTREPGGTEASEEIRRIILKKWEERFTPFAELSLYEAARSLHVENLIRPSLNEGAVVICDRFTDSTVAYQGYGRGLSLELIERLNLEATGGLRPDLTFLLDLPVEAAFKRLERKSLDRMESEERSFHERVREGFLEIAEREKERVVVLDGTQDVEEIFNHVLRIVLERLNAL; encoded by the coding sequence GTGTTTATCACTTTTGAGGGAATAGAGGGTTGTGGAAAGAGTACTCAGTCGAAGCTTTTGTTTGAGGAGCTGATAGACAGGGGATTTTCCGTTGTTCTGACGAGGGAGCCCGGTGGAACAGAGGCCTCTGAGGAGATAAGGAGAATTATCTTAAAGAAGTGGGAGGAGAGGTTTACGCCCTTTGCGGAGCTCTCTCTCTACGAAGCGGCAAGGTCCCTCCACGTTGAAAATTTGATAAGGCCCTCCTTAAATGAGGGGGCAGTTGTTATCTGCGACAGGTTTACAGACTCAACTGTTGCCTATCAGGGTTACGGGAGGGGATTATCCTTGGAGCTAATAGAGAGGTTAAACCTTGAGGCAACTGGAGGTTTAAGACCGGATTTAACCTTTCTGTTAGACCTTCCCGTTGAGGCTGCTTTTAAGAGGTTGGAGAGGAAGAGCCTTGATAGGATGGAATCTGAGGAGCGCTCTTTCCACGAAAGGGTGAGAGAGGGATTTTTAGAGATAGCAGAGAGGGAGAAGGAAAGGGTTGTTGTTCTTGACGGAACTCAGGATGTAGAGGAAATATTTAATCACGTTCTGAGAATAGTTTTAGAGAGGTTAAATGCTCTTTAA
- a CDS encoding cation:proton antiporter, producing MESQISSLSIFFLLLLISYLIANRLNFPVIPVYIVSGVLTSVFFHSQDVHIFEFLGVVFLLFFIGLEFSLAELERNYKSIISVGLIDFVLNFFPAFFVSKFLGFDSLTSLLIATVVYPSSSAIVSKLLIDLKKLANPEVEPVLSILVFEDLAAATLLAVLFNLRSGNLEPSGILSVLLKISLFILLSLFIIKLLRKVVDLSVDYVGGAKEFLSILVGTLLFGFIEFSLGFGLSEAIGAFVAGTLFGETSHKESIESLVVPFRDVFGALFFLSFGLSIDLTKITSSVFFPFLVILTISLLTKLLTGIFSVKLYGLSLKRGLSAGLMLLPRGEFSILVAATKESIIPLSALYVLTTSLLGSFAVKESSRILKFLFKEKRRKSRLTKSQLLGD from the coding sequence ATGGAGAGTCAGATTTCTTCCCTCTCTATCTTTTTTTTACTTCTTCTGATTTCTTACTTAATAGCCAACAGGTTAAATTTTCCTGTAATTCCAGTATACATAGTTTCGGGCGTTTTAACGTCAGTTTTCTTTCACAGCCAAGACGTACACATATTTGAGTTTTTAGGTGTGGTCTTTCTCCTCTTCTTCATAGGTCTTGAGTTCTCCCTTGCTGAACTTGAGAGAAACTACAAGAGTATTATTTCTGTTGGTTTAATTGATTTTGTCCTTAATTTCTTTCCGGCCTTCTTCGTCTCAAAGTTTTTGGGCTTTGACAGTTTAACCTCTCTTCTAATTGCCACCGTTGTCTATCCGAGTTCCTCGGCAATTGTTTCGAAGCTTTTGATTGACCTTAAGAAGCTTGCAAACCCTGAAGTTGAACCTGTCCTTTCCATTTTGGTCTTTGAGGACTTAGCAGCGGCAACTCTTTTGGCCGTTCTGTTCAACCTAAGGTCGGGAAACCTCGAACCCTCAGGAATTTTAAGCGTTCTACTCAAGATTTCCCTCTTTATTCTACTGTCCCTTTTCATCATTAAACTGCTGAGGAAAGTTGTTGACCTGTCGGTTGACTACGTAGGGGGAGCCAAGGAGTTTTTGTCCATCTTAGTAGGAACGCTTCTCTTCGGATTTATCGAGTTTTCCCTTGGATTTGGTCTCTCTGAGGCAATAGGAGCATTTGTTGCCGGAACCCTGTTTGGAGAAACCTCTCACAAGGAAAGTATTGAATCCTTAGTTGTTCCTTTTAGGGACGTTTTTGGAGCTCTCTTCTTCCTCTCCTTCGGCCTCTCGATTGACCTGACAAAGATAACGTCCTCCGTCTTTTTCCCCTTTTTAGTAATTCTCACAATTTCCCTTCTAACGAAGCTCCTTACGGGAATTTTCTCTGTAAAACTCTACGGCCTTTCGTTAAAGAGGGGATTATCCGCAGGTTTGATGCTCCTTCCGAGGGGAGAGTTTTCTATCCTCGTTGCCGCAACTAAGGAGTCAATTATTCCCCTATCTGCCCTTTACGTTTTGACAACCTCACTTTTAGGCTCTTTTGCCGTCAAGGAATCCTCAAGGATTCTAAAATTTCTCTTCAAGGAGAAGAGGAGGAAGAGCAGGCTTACAAAATCGCAGCTTTTGGGGGACTAA
- a CDS encoding DNA polymerase III subunit delta', protein MLFNEIVGHSKQLRIIRKLAEQGRFPQSSLFVGPEGVGKRTVAEELFSYLTKNKLNVRTYGVESPLTIKEVREISEWLFTKPGKDEMKAVIIDRADEMRGEAANALLKTLEEPPGYAFLCLIGKNEEAVIPTIRSRCRIFRFGPLSESNVIYILERKGIKPNEKAVRVSRGSVGTAIEILESPVVERLEEFFKLLKSPNKLKLVTSYSEKFSKLSREEALLFLNSLEVLVFEKSGNPKWEEAINRARNFLKFYGKPQSVIEWLILEILSI, encoded by the coding sequence ATGCTCTTTAACGAGATTGTAGGACACTCAAAGCAGTTAAGAATAATCAGAAAACTTGCTGAGCAGGGCAGATTCCCTCAGAGCTCCCTCTTTGTCGGTCCTGAAGGCGTTGGAAAGAGAACTGTTGCAGAGGAGCTCTTTTCCTATTTAACTAAAAACAAGTTAAACGTTAGGACATACGGAGTTGAATCCCCTCTAACAATAAAGGAGGTTAGGGAAATTTCGGAATGGCTCTTTACAAAGCCGGGAAAGGATGAGATGAAGGCCGTAATAATCGATAGGGCTGATGAAATGAGGGGAGAGGCGGCAAATGCCCTCCTCAAAACGTTGGAGGAACCTCCAGGCTACGCATTTTTATGTCTGATAGGAAAGAACGAGGAGGCAGTAATTCCTACAATAAGGTCAAGGTGTAGAATCTTTAGGTTTGGACCCCTTTCAGAGAGCAACGTCATCTATATTTTGGAGAGAAAGGGAATAAAGCCAAACGAAAAGGCCGTTAGGGTTTCAAGGGGGAGCGTTGGAACTGCCATAGAAATTTTGGAGTCTCCCGTTGTGGAGCGCCTTGAGGAGTTTTTTAAACTGTTAAAAAGTCCAAACAAGTTGAAATTGGTTACTTCATACTCTGAAAAGTTTTCAAAACTTTCAAGAGAGGAGGCTTTACTGTTTCTGAACTCCCTTGAAGTTCTTGTATTCGAAAAATCGGGAAATCCCAAGTGGGAAGAGGCAATAAACAGAGCAAGGAACTTTCTGAAATTTTACGGGAAACCTCAATCAGTAATTGAGTGGCTGATTTTAGAAATTTTAAGTATTTAA